A genomic window from Coleofasciculus chthonoplastes PCC 7420 includes:
- a CDS encoding response regulator, translating to MASHKILVIDDSRVIRMRVKEMLPPGNFEVLEAKDGIEGLNQIRQEHPNLIMLDFLLPKMSGWDVFQHIQSDGTLQSIPLVLMSGRKEEVTEKIPEPFKYFAFVEKPFEKKQLVDAIKEAMAKAKKRPVMAPPPKEEAPAGEDPGVSSDEVQALNAKIEHLQSEVDGLKKQMGQLVSFIKQKLK from the coding sequence GTGGCAAGCCATAAAATATTAGTTATTGATGACAGTAGAGTCATCCGGATGCGTGTTAAAGAAATGTTGCCGCCCGGTAACTTTGAAGTGTTAGAAGCCAAAGATGGTATTGAAGGTCTTAATCAGATCCGCCAGGAGCATCCCAACCTAATTATGTTAGATTTTCTGCTGCCTAAAATGAGTGGTTGGGATGTTTTTCAACACATTCAAAGTGATGGTACTCTCCAGAGCATTCCTTTAGTATTAATGTCAGGTCGTAAGGAAGAAGTAACGGAGAAGATACCGGAGCCGTTTAAGTATTTTGCCTTCGTCGAAAAGCCCTTTGAAAAGAAACAACTGGTTGATGCGATTAAGGAAGCAATGGCGAAGGCGAAAAAACGCCCCGTTATGGCTCCGCCCCCCAAAGAAGAAGCCCCTGCGGGTGAAGATCCTGGTGTTTCATCAGACGAAGTTCAAGCATTAAATGCAAAAATTGAACATTTACAGTCAGAAGTTGATGGGTTGAAAAAACAAATGGGACAACTCGTTTCATTTATTAAGCAAAAACTCAAGTGA
- a CDS encoding tryptophan-rich sensory protein — protein MKRLNSYLNSERLRQVLTLSAILAAFGINVWANIAPIGGLTIGEISNTLFGEIKIIPASYAFAIWGIIYLGLISLGIYQVLPNQRQNTYLRQMGYGLVLASVAQIVWVFLFQYRQFALSLVAMLGILLPLIRVYWRLGIGSVRVSRKEKWYIHIPVSIYLAWISVATILNVAIVLYDFGWNGWGIDPSVWTAIVLLVGAAITATVIIQRSDIAYPLVIAWAYGAIAVRHTDTLMISGVAGGFAIAFILFTGLKRYRD, from the coding sequence ATGAAACGGCTCAATTCCTATTTAAACTCAGAGCGCCTCCGGCAAGTTCTCACATTGAGTGCGATCCTTGCCGCTTTTGGCATTAATGTCTGGGCAAATATCGCGCCGATTGGTGGACTAACAATCGGCGAAATCTCCAATACTCTCTTTGGGGAAATTAAGATTATCCCAGCCAGCTATGCTTTTGCTATATGGGGAATCATTTATCTGGGTTTGATTAGTCTGGGGATCTATCAGGTATTGCCTAACCAGCGGCAAAATACTTATCTGCGTCAGATGGGCTATGGTTTAGTGCTGGCGAGTGTTGCCCAGATTGTTTGGGTATTTCTGTTCCAGTATCGCCAGTTTGCGCTGTCGCTGGTGGCGATGCTGGGAATTTTACTGCCACTGATTCGAGTGTATTGGCGGTTGGGTATTGGTTCTGTCAGGGTGTCTCGGAAAGAGAAATGGTACATTCACATTCCCGTGAGTATCTATTTGGCGTGGATTAGTGTAGCCACAATTCTGAATGTGGCAATTGTACTCTATGACTTTGGCTGGAATGGATGGGGGATTGACCCCTCGGTTTGGACGGCAATTGTCCTACTTGTCGGGGCGGCGATTACAGCAACGGTGATTATTCAGCGATCGGATATTGCCTATCCTCTAGTGATTGCTTGGGCTTATGGTGCGATCGCGGTGCGTCATACGGATACCCTGATGATTTCCGGAGTCGCTGGGGGATTCGCGATCGCGTTTATTCTATTCACTGGGTTGAAACGTTACCGCGACTGA
- a CDS encoding CARDB domain-containing protein: MASHDKSFSTSTELALMFGNFFGVAEADNLSIDTDSSGTATENFAQTPQANIVSGRQTSLEFTDNRTQQAESTTTPNLLAAQTPTSTINVNYNGFSTQAQAAFEYAVDIWENLIVSPVPIEVEANWIPLGTGTLGSAGANDYYSNFTNAAYADTWYPIALANSLAGFDLDTTAHDINANFNSNKSNWYFGTDGNTPAGKTDFVSVVLHELGHGLGFLGSMDYDSNTEQGSWWSQPLIYDHFTVNGSGQKLIDTFPNNSVALGAQLTSDNLFFNGSNAVAANGGTNPKLYAPSTWDSGSSYAHLDEAIYESGNSNALMTPQISTGEAHHDPGAVTLGIFEDLGWVINLADLWGWGFNVTPQALDAGDSFNIDFDITNTGSSAGAFDVSFYLSSNNYISTVDHLLGSTTINGLAGNSTRSFTTSLNLPSVNHSFWNGNGTYYIGMTVDSGSDVTEVYETNNSNVGFLFDYDYVAINNTQLADLSGSDFDITPQSLDAGDSFDIDFDITNTGSSAGAFDVSFYLSSNNYISTMDHLLYSGTINGLAGNSTGSFTTSLNLPGVNHSFWNGDGTYYIGMLVDSGADVTEVNETNNSNFGFLFDYDDVVINNTQLADLSGSDFDITPQSLDAGDSFDIDFDITNTGSSAGAFDVSFYLSSDNTISTTDHLLDSTTINGLAGNSTGSFITSLNLPDVNHSFWNGDGTYYIGMLVDSGADVTETNENNNSNVGFLFDYDDVVINNTQLADLSGSDFDVTSEPLDAGDSFDIDFDITNTGSSAGAFDVSFYLSSNNTISTVDHLLGSATINGLAGNSTGSFTTSLNLPGVNHSFWDLYGDDSYYIGMRVDSGADVTETNETNNSNVGFLFDYDDVVINNTQLADLSGSDFNVNPEPLDAGDSFNIDFDITNTGGSAGAFDVSFYLSSNNTISTVDHLLGSATINGLAGNSTGSFTTSLNLPGVNHSFWDLYGDDSYYIGMRVDSGADVTETNETNNSNVGFLFDYDDVAINNTQLADLSGVYFDVTSEPLDAGDSFDIDFDITNTGSSAGAFDVSFYLSSNNTISTTDHLLGSTTINGLAGNSTSSFVTSLSLPSVNHSFWDLYGDDTYYIGMKVDSGLDVTEVNETNNSNVGFLFDYDDVVINNTQLADLSGLYFDVAPEPLDAGDSFDIDFDITNTGSSAGAFDVSFYLSSNNTISTTDHLLGSATINGLAGNSTGSFITSLNLPGVNHSFWNGDGTYYIGMEVDSGLDVTEVNETNNSNVGFLFDYDDVVINNTQLADLSGLYFDVAPEPLDAGDSFDIDFDITNTGSSAGAFDVSFYLSSNNTISTTDHLLGSATINGLAGNSTGSFITSLNLPGVNHSFWNGDGTYYIGMEVDSGSDVTEVNETNNSNVGFLFDYDDVVINNTQLADLSGSDFDVNPEPLDAGDSFDIDFDITNTGSSAGAFDVSFYLSSNNTISTTDYLLGSTTINGLAGNSTGSFTTSLNLPGVNHSFWNLYGDDTYYIGMKVDSGLDVTEVNETNNSNVGFLFDYDDVAINNTQIANLSGLNFNVTPEPLNAGDSFDIDLMIENSGAAAAGVFDVSLYLSSDSNISNSDLLLDTISFTGLAANSSGTFTSNFILPEANDAFWSGDGSYYIGMMVDSGDDITETIETDNANVGLMLDKDNVVINNTKLADLVGVDFNLVQEPLAAGDNFDVNFEVQNLELFAAGAFDVSFYVSTDNTIDTADQFLGSTTINGLAGNSIGAYTTGLTLPGINDSTWNGDGIYYIGMIIDQDGTLPETDETNNSNNGLFVDYDNVLISDTELIGTDDDDTLFGTPGDDILSGLRDDDDLVGGDGDDTLFGDRGDDNLFGEAGNDMLFGDRGDDYLFGGTGNDIIYGDRGDDLLIGVELNLANPGLGEVDSLIGGFGADVFQLGDVFSAYYDDADGTTDGSTDYALITDFDINQDIIELHGSAADYQLATVSPSLPSGIGVFLQSSTPSGQDELIGIVQGESSLSLNDSYFSFV; this comes from the coding sequence ATGGCATCTCACGACAAATCCTTCTCCACCTCCACCGAATTAGCTCTGATGTTTGGTAATTTCTTTGGTGTAGCAGAAGCTGATAATTTATCTATTGACACGGATAGTTCAGGTACAGCAACTGAGAATTTTGCTCAGACACCTCAAGCCAACATCGTTTCAGGTAGGCAGACAAGCTTAGAATTCACTGACAACAGGACTCAACAGGCAGAATCAACGACAACGCCAAATCTGTTAGCCGCTCAGACTCCAACCTCTACAATCAACGTTAACTATAACGGTTTTTCCACCCAAGCTCAAGCGGCATTTGAATACGCGGTTGATATCTGGGAAAACCTGATTGTTTCGCCAGTGCCGATTGAAGTTGAAGCCAATTGGATTCCTTTAGGGACAGGTACTCTTGGTTCTGCTGGAGCAAATGATTATTACAGCAACTTTACCAATGCTGCCTACGCCGATACCTGGTATCCCATCGCCCTCGCCAATAGTCTGGCTGGCTTCGATTTAGATACCACTGCCCATGATATTAATGCTAATTTCAATAGCAATAAATCGAACTGGTATTTTGGCACCGATGGCAATACACCAGCAGGAAAGACTGATTTTGTTTCTGTTGTCTTGCATGAGTTAGGTCATGGCTTGGGGTTTCTGGGTAGCATGGATTATGACTCCAACACTGAACAAGGGAGTTGGTGGAGCCAACCCTTAATTTACGATCACTTTACGGTGAATGGTTCGGGTCAAAAACTTATCGATACATTTCCGAATAACTCTGTTGCTCTAGGCGCTCAACTCACCAGTGATAACCTGTTCTTTAATGGGAGTAATGCGGTTGCTGCCAATGGTGGCACGAATCCTAAGCTGTACGCTCCGAGTACATGGGACTCTGGTTCTAGCTATGCCCACTTGGATGAAGCGATTTATGAAAGTGGAAATTCTAATGCTTTGATGACACCTCAAATTAGTACAGGAGAGGCGCACCATGATCCGGGTGCGGTAACATTAGGAATCTTTGAGGATTTAGGTTGGGTTATCAATTTAGCTGATTTGTGGGGGTGGGGCTTTAATGTCACTCCACAAGCCCTCGATGCGGGTGATAGTTTCAATATTGATTTTGACATTACCAATACGGGGAGTAGCGCGGGTGCTTTTGATGTTTCCTTCTACCTTTCCAGTAATAACTACATCAGCACTGTAGATCATCTGTTAGGTAGTACCACGATTAATGGGTTAGCTGGGAACAGTACACGCTCCTTTACCACTAGCTTAAACTTGCCCAGTGTTAATCATTCCTTCTGGAATGGAAATGGCACATACTACATCGGGATGACGGTTGATTCTGGTTCAGATGTTACGGAAGTCTATGAAACCAATAACTCAAATGTCGGCTTTTTGTTCGACTACGATTATGTAGCCATCAATAATACTCAATTAGCTGACTTATCCGGTTCAGATTTTGATATCACTCCACAATCCCTGGATGCGGGTGATAGTTTCGACATTGATTTTGACATTACCAATACAGGGAGTAGCGCGGGTGCTTTTGATGTTTCCTTCTACCTTTCCAGTAATAACTACATCAGCACCATGGATCATCTGTTATATAGTGGCACGATTAATGGGTTAGCTGGGAACAGTACAGGCTCGTTTACCACTAGCTTAAACTTACCTGGTGTTAATCATTCCTTCTGGAATGGAGATGGTACATACTATATCGGGATGCTGGTGGATTCGGGAGCAGATGTTACGGAAGTCAATGAAACCAATAATTCTAATTTCGGCTTTTTGTTCGACTATGATGATGTAGTCATCAATAATACTCAATTAGCTGACTTATCCGGTTCAGATTTTGATATTACTCCACAATCCCTGGATGCGGGTGATAGTTTTGACATTGATTTTGACATTACCAACACGGGGAGTAGCGCGGGTGCTTTTGATGTGTCTTTCTATCTCTCCAGTGATAACACGATTAGCACCACGGATCATTTATTAGACAGTACCACAATTAATGGGTTAGCTGGAAACAGTACAGGCTCCTTTATCACTAGCTTAAACTTACCTGATGTTAATCATTCCTTCTGGAATGGAGATGGCACATACTACATCGGGATGCTGGTGGATTCGGGAGCAGATGTTACCGAAACGAATGAAAATAATAACTCAAATGTCGGCTTTTTGTTCGATTATGATGATGTAGTCATCAATAATACCCAATTAGCTGACTTATCCGGGTCGGATTTTGATGTCACCTCAGAACCTCTGGATGCCGGTGATAGTTTTGACATTGATTTTGACATTACCAATACAGGGAGTAGCGCGGGTGCTTTTGATGTTTCCTTCTACCTTTCCAGCAATAACACGATTAGCACTGTTGATCATTTGTTAGGTAGTGCCACAATTAATGGGTTAGCCGGGAACAGCACAGGTTCCTTTACCACTAGCTTAAACTTGCCCGGAGTTAATCATTCCTTCTGGGATTTATATGGAGATGATAGCTATTACATCGGGATGCGGGTTGATTCGGGTGCAGATGTTACCGAAACGAATGAAACCAATAACTCAAATGTCGGCTTTTTGTTCGATTATGATGATGTGGTCATCAACAATACTCAATTAGCTGATTTGTCAGGATCGGACTTTAATGTTAATCCAGAACCTCTGGATGCAGGTGATAGTTTCAACATTGATTTTGACATTACTAACACAGGTGGCAGTGCTGGTGCTTTTGATGTTTCTTTCTATCTTTCCAGTAATAACACGATTAGCACTGTTGATCATTTGTTAGGTAGTGCCACGATTAATGGTTTAGCTGGGAACAGTACGGGTTCCTTTACCACTAGCTTAAACTTGCCCGGAGTTAATCATTCCTTCTGGGATTTATATGGAGATGATAGCTATTACATCGGGATGCGGGTTGATTCGGGTGCAGATGTTACCGAAACGAATGAAACCAATAACTCAAATGTCGGCTTTTTGTTCGATTATGATGATGTAGCCATCAATAATACCCAATTAGCTGACTTATCCGGGGTGTATTTTGATGTCACCTCAGAACCTCTCGATGCAGGTGATAGTTTCGACATTGATTTTGACATTACTAACACGGGAAGTAGCGCGGGTGCTTTTGATGTTTCTTTCTATCTTTCCAGTAATAACACAATTAGCACCACGGATCATTTATTAGGTAGTACCACGATTAATGGTTTAGCTGGGAACAGCACAAGTTCTTTTGTCACCAGCCTAAGCTTACCCAGTGTTAATCATTCCTTCTGGGATTTATATGGCGATGATACCTATTACATCGGTATGAAGGTTGATTCTGGGTTAGATGTTACGGAAGTGAATGAAACCAATAACTCAAATGTTGGCTTTTTATTCGATTACGATGATGTAGTCATCAATAATACCCAATTAGCTGATTTGTCAGGGCTATATTTTGATGTCGCACCCGAACCCCTGGATGCGGGTGATAGTTTTGACATTGATTTTGACATTACCAATACGGGGAGTAGCGCTGGTGCGTTTGATGTTTCCTTCTATCTTTCCAGTAATAACACAATTAGCACCACGGATCATTTATTAGGTAGTGCCACGATTAATGGGTTAGCTGGGAACAGTACAGGTTCCTTTATCACTAGCTTAAACTTGCCCGGAGTTAATCATTCCTTCTGGAATGGAGATGGTACATACTATATCGGGATGGAAGTTGATTCTGGGTTAGATGTTACGGAAGTGAATGAAACCAATAACTCCAATGTTGGCTTTTTATTCGATTACGATGATGTAGTCATCAATAATACCCAATTAGCTGATTTGTCAGGGCTATATTTTGATGTCGCCCCCGAACCCCTGGATGCGGGTGATAGTTTTGACATTGATTTTGATATCACCAATACAGGGAGTAGCGCGGGTGCTTTTGATGTTTCCTTCTATCTTTCCAGTAATAACACAATTAGCACCACGGATCATTTATTAGGTAGTGCCACGATTAATGGGTTAGCTGGGAACAGTACAGGTTCCTTTATCACTAGCTTAAACTTGCCCGGAGTTAATCATTCCTTCTGGAATGGAGATGGTACATACTATATCGGGATGGAAGTTGATTCGGGGTCAGATGTTACGGAAGTCAATGAAACCAATAACTCAAATGTTGGCTTTTTATTCGATTACGATGATGTAGTCATCAATAATACCCAATTAGCTGACTTATCCGGGTCGGATTTTGATGTTAATCCAGAACCCCTGGATGCGGGTGATAGTTTTGACATTGATTTTGATATCACCAATACAGGGAGTAGCGCGGGTGCTTTTGATGTTTCCTTCTATCTTTCCAGTAATAACACAATTAGCACCACGGATTATTTGTTAGGTAGTACCACAATTAATGGGTTAGCCGGGAACAGTACGGGTTCCTTTACCACCAGCCTCAACTTGCCCGGAGTTAATCATTCCTTCTGGAATTTATATGGCGATGATACCTATTACATCGGTATGAAGGTTGATTCTGGGTTAGATGTTACGGAAGTGAATGAAACCAATAACTCAAATGTCGGCTTTTTGTTCGATTACGATGATGTAGCCATCAATAATACCCAAATCGCCAACCTGTCTGGACTGAATTTCAATGTCACCCCAGAACCGCTCAATGCTGGTGATAGTTTCGACATTGACTTGATGATTGAAAATAGTGGTGCAGCAGCGGCTGGTGTATTTGATGTATCCTTATATTTGTCCAGTGATAGTAATATTAGCAACTCAGATTTACTGCTGGATACAATCAGTTTCACTGGCTTGGCTGCCAATAGCAGTGGTACATTTACGAGCAACTTTATTCTCCCTGAAGCTAATGATGCGTTCTGGAGTGGAGATGGCAGCTACTATATCGGCATGATGGTTGATTCCGGTGATGATATCACGGAAACCATTGAAACCGATAATGCCAATGTTGGCTTGATGTTGGATAAGGATAATGTGGTCATCAATAACACCAAACTGGCGGATTTAGTTGGCGTAGACTTCAACTTAGTGCAGGAACCCTTAGCCGCTGGTGATAACTTCGATGTCAATTTTGAAGTGCAAAACCTGGAACTGTTTGCCGCCGGAGCGTTTGATGTTTCTTTCTACGTTTCTACCGATAATACTATCGACACGGCGGATCAATTCCTCGGTAGTACAACAATTAATGGTTTAGCGGGTAACAGCATTGGTGCTTATACTACGGGGTTAACTTTGCCAGGAATTAATGATTCTACCTGGAATGGTGATGGAATTTACTACATTGGTATGATCATTGATCAAGACGGAACACTTCCTGAAACTGATGAAACCAATAATTCCAATAATGGTCTATTTGTGGATTATGACAATGTGCTAATTTCCGATACTGAACTCATTGGTACCGATGACGATGATACCCTATTTGGCACTCCCGGTGATGATATTCTCTCTGGCTTGCGCGATGATGATGATTTAGTAGGCGGTGACGGCGATGATACCCTGTTTGGCGATCGCGGCGATGATAACCTGTTTGGTGAAGCCGGAAATGATATGCTATTTGGCGATCGCGGCGATGACTATCTCTTCGGCGGTACAGGGAATGATATTATCTATGGCGATCGCGGCGATGATCTGTTAATCGGTGTTGAACTCAATCTGGCAAATCCCGGTTTAGGGGAAGTGGATAGTCTTATCGGTGGCTTTGGTGCGGATGTGTTCCAACTTGGAGATGTATTCAGCGCTTATTACGATGATGCTGACGGAACAACCGATGGTTCTACCGATTACGCCCTAATTACTGATTTTGATATCAACCAAGATATCATCGAACTTCATGGCAGTGCGGCTGACTATCAACTCGCCACTGTTTCCCCCAGTTTACCATCAGGAATTGGCGTTTTCCTCCAGTCTTCTACACCATCAGGTCAAGATGAATTGATTGGTATTGTACAAGGTGAAAGCAGTCTGAGTTTAAATGATAGTTACTTTAGTTTTGTGTAA